One segment of Plasmodium relictum strain SGS1 genome assembly, chromosome: 3 DNA contains the following:
- a CDS encoding AAA family ATPase, putative — MNGLNDILTNESIYNQILEEEEKNCFQEILLNEIWDIYENKLDGNDTKKNVIDINNFIFSNFHNDIFKNYEDLEVYSNANNLLNDNENKNINNKIEQNINFMSGIKCLDIKNFMNFNPLFIKIYHEENNHGNNSKYNFQNDSFNIKKNNDNNYQEEKGHTKKLKGEIDSDEIRQGKNFVSEDSDDAIYTPKALKLKKKKKSYLSDENDDIEKISSKKKDTFSNAYDILVKRKDEKNEEAIQAFNFINEKKRNRNMLRNNKNETKSEKKKNSKKNNDDSNDGYDEIPEKYWSLIDQGIEINVIRYALGMKMDSKEQIRESDIIGLYDIKKIIKDKIVNAILRPDLFTGLNRAAKGILLFGPPGTGKTMIAKWVASFCKCSFYNVNTSSLFSKYIGETEKIVTSLFKCAEIDNPSILFFDEIDSLLGARKKDEDDTTIRIKNQLLQMIDGISTKKDIITVIIGATNRPDMIDDAALRRFNKRVYIPLPDFQARKEQIRYIISKHTHSGFQMTEDELDTVSLKLENWNGSDIYHLCSKCYEYVYDDAVEQYNGIQNIPSTSSFRAIKYNDFIKAMTQVNTSYKNVFDYDEWSKMHSSL; from the coding sequence ATGAATGGATTGAATGATATACTTACAAATGAATCTATTTACAATCAAATActagaagaagaagaaaagaaTTGTTTTCAAGAAATATTGCTAAATGAAATATGggatatatatgaaaataaattggATGGAAATGATACAAAGAAAAATGTAATAGATattaataactttattttttcaaattttcataatgatatttttaaaaattacgAAGATTTAGAGGTTTACAGTAATgctaataatttattaaatgataatgaaaataaaaatattaataataaaattgaacagaatattaattttatgagTGGTATTAAATGtttagatataaaaaattttatgaattttaatcctttgtttattaaaatttatcatgaagaaaataatcaTGGAAATAATAGCAAATATAATTTTCAGAATGATTcctttaatataaaaaaaaacaatgataataattatcaagaagaaaaaggacatacaaaaaaattaaaaggagAAATAGATTCTGACGAAATTAGGCAGGGtaaaaattttgtttctGAAGATAGTGATGATGCTATATATACTCCAAAagcattaaaattaaaaaagaaaaaaaaaagttatttatcAGATGAAAATGATGATATTGAAAAGatttcttcaaaaaaaaaagatacttTTTCTAATGCATATGATATCTTggtaaaaagaaaagatgaaaaaaatgaggaAGCAATCCAAGCattcaattttattaatgaaaaaaaaagaaatagaaatatgttgagaaataataaaaatgaaacaaagagtgaaaaaaaaaaaaactcaaaaaaaaataatgatgattCAAATGATGGGTATGATGAAATACCAGAAAAATATTGGTCTTTAATAGATCAAGGAATAGAAATAAATGTAATAAGGTATGCATTAGGTATGAAAATGGATTCTAAGGAGCAAATTAGAGAATCTGATATTATTGGTTTatatgatattaaaaaaattataaaagacAAAATTGTTAATGCAATTTTAAGACCAGACTTATTTACTGGATTAAATAGAGCTGCTAAAGGAATATTACTGTTCGGACCACCTGGTACTGGAAAAACTATGATAGCAAAATGGGTAGCATCTTTTTGTAAATgttctttttataatgtCAATACATCATCATTATTTAGTAAATATATTGGAGAAACAGAAAAAATTGTTACAAGTTTATTTAAGTGTGCAGAAATAGATAATccttctattttattttttgatgaAATTGACTCTTTGTTAGGTGCAAGAAAAAAGGATGAAGATGACACAACaataagaattaaaaatCAGTTATTGCAAATGATTGATGGAATAAGTActaaaaaagatattatcaCTGTTATTATTGGTGCAACTAATAGGCCTGATATGATAGATGATGCTGCTTTGAGGCGTTTCAATAAAAGAGTATATATTCCTTTACCTGACTTTCAAGCAAGAAAAGAACAAATCCGTTACATTATTTCAAAACATACTCATTCAGGATTTCAAATGACTGAAGATGAATTAGATACTGTATCACTTAAACTAGAAAATTGGAATGGAAGTGATATTTATCATCTTTGTTCAAAATGTTACGAATATGTATATGATGATGCAGTAGAACAATATAATGGAATACAAAACATACCCAGTACTTCTAGTTTTCGTGctattaaatataatgattTTATTAAGGCTATGACTCAAGTTAATACAtcttataaaaatgtttttgaTTATGATGAATGGAGTAAAATGCATAGTTCATTgtag